Within the bacterium genome, the region AGTACGCGCGCGCCAGTTCGTTGGGCGTACTGGCCCGATCGCGGCCGCGGAGATGCACAAACACCGTGTCGCCCGGCCCGGGTTCCACCGGCATGCGATAGCGCAATTGGAATCCTCGCGGGATTTCAGTGACGATGGGCGCAACGGCTTGCTGGTTGATCAACATAACGATGCCATCGCGCTCCACGCCGGTTAAATCATCCTCCAAACTGGCGCGAATCTCGATGTTGCCAGGCACATTGGTGGCGAAGGGCGCGGGAAACAGATCCATCAACCGCGGCGCCAATGAATCGCGAATGGTCGTGAACGAGTATTCCTCCGCCGGCGCGAGCGCGTTGGCGGGGAAAACCAAATCCCTGGCTGCCAGCCGCACGGTGACGGTTTGATTGTCACGAAACGCGCGGGCAGGAAGGTAGCGCAAAAAGTACTGCGCCGGCGTGCCGCTGATCTCGGGTTGCACTCTTACGCCATCGAGGCTCAGTACGATCGTAGTGCTGTCCACGCCGGAATCCACGTCGCGCACCGAGAGACGAATGTCGGTGTCCATTGCAATGTTGCGGCTGTTGCGGCCGGGAATGCGTTCTGCGACAAACGGCGGCAAGGTATCCGGCCGCGTGCGAAAAGAGTAGGCCACGCTGTCGGCATTCGCGGGCCGGTTGCGGTCCGCCGCAACGACGCGCACGCGCACCGTATCGTTCAAGCGAAAAGGCGAGGCGGGTCGATAGACCACGGCATAGGTCCGCGGCGAACCCGTAATCACCGGCGTGACCGCGACGCCGTTCACCTGCATGCGAATGCTGGCCGAATCGACCCCGGCGAGTTCATCCACAATCTGCAACTCGATGGCGGTGTGCGGCGGCACTTCGGTGGCCTCGGGCGCGGGATTGAAGTTGATGAACGTGGGCGCGCTGACATCCAGCGGCGGAGCCGCAGCAATGCTCACCTGCACCGTGTCGCTGTGAATCAACCCGCCACTTTGACCTGTTAGGATGAGGCGATAGTTTCCCGCAATCAAATCGCGACTCGTGCGCAGGGTGAGCGCAGAACGCTGGCCGGGCAAGATCCGGGCGGGCGCCAGGCTTCCGGTCATGCCCGGAATGGCGGGCGCAAAGGAAAGAGCAACCTCCTGATTGAAGCCGGCGAGCGCAGTGATCGCGACTTCAAAAGCCGTGGAATCTCCGGCGGTGAGGGCGCGATCTCGCGGCTGAACCGCAATCTGGAAATCAGGCACTGGCGCGGGAGCAACCTGCAAGCGCACCTCGTCACTGCGAGTCAAGCCTCCGCCCTTGCCCGTCACAAAGATGGGATATTCTCCAGCAATCAAGTCGCGATTGGTGCTCAGCGTGAAGGTGGACGTTTGCCCGGGAAAAATCCTTTCGGGCATAAAGCGACCCTCAATGCCAGGAATAATGGGCGAGAAAGAAAGCTCGACTTGCTGGTTGAAACCATCGAAGGCATTGATTGAGACTTGGAAATTAGCCGTCTCTCCGGCCGTGAGAGAGCGAATCGAAGGTGCCGCCACTACTTCGAAGTCCGGGATGGGGACTGCACAACTGGGGATGAAGATCGAGTCAGTTATTGTCTTCGTAATTTGTGGCAGCGCGGAGACCTGTACCGTCAGATTCAACGTGGTATCAGCCGGCGGACATTGCGCCAAAACCTTCCACGAGGCTGTGCCGTTCTGAGCTGGGCCTAAGGTGGGATTCGCGAGCAGTTTGGTAGCTTGTTCATCAAAGGCCAGCATCAAGCCGGGCGGCAGAAGCAGCGTGGCCTGTACTGCACTCACGGTTTGACTCAGGCGATTATTGACCAGCAAATTGACTTCGAAGGGGTTGGGCGAAAGTGCACCGCCAATCGCGCTCAGACTGCTGGCGGCAGCCAGGTGCAGGGTCAATGGCGCACCAACGTTGCTGGCGACATCTCCGATGCCATAGTAGGTGGCAATGACGCGGCGCTCTCCGGATTGGAGATACTGCTCATCCCAGCGCAGGAGCACGGCGCTGTCGTCGTACACGGTGTCAACCGGCGTGTATTCCCACGCCACGTTCTTCAGGCGGGAATGAATTCCAATGATGAAGAGATTCGGCTGCACGGCACCGTTGCCGTTCAGCGTGCCTTGGGCGACCAATCCCAGCGTATCTCCCGGCCCACGCGTCGTCTCGAAAGCTTGGAAAAATTCTGGAATGGCAGGGGCGGTGTAGATGGTCTCTTTGCGGCTATAGCCGAAGCGGGTAAGGATGGACGCCGCGTCATTGCTCGCAACTTGAGTATCGAGGTGGAGGAGCACGCCGACGAGATGGGGAAGAGGGGAGTTGTTGACGATTTCATATTCAATGAAGATGGCGCCGGTGGTGCGGCTGAATTGCACTGGCGTCAGGCGCTGCGTAATCCTTACGTCACCGGCGGCGTATTCACATCGAATCGAGCCGCCTGTGCGTTGCGGCAGAGCTGCCACTGCCAAAGGCTCGGCGCCACTATTGTAGGGGATGTTGCTATGAGTTTTGCCGTCGACCCGAACGTTCAGGTGGGAGCTGTAAGAAGATTCGCCGAAGCCGAAGAGCAAACGCTTGGTGGGCGTACCGATCGTGAAAGCGCCGGCCACGGTAATTTCCCAGGGGCGGTTCTTGTTCGTGTCGCTTGCCGCCAGAACCTGCACCGTCACCAAGCCATTGCCCAGCAGCAGGGAATCAGCGGTGAGGAGGGGCGCGCCTTTCGCGCGCAGCGCGAACAGATTGCCCTGCGCCCAAACTGGCACGCCGCACAGCAGTCCGCCAACCAACAGAGTGCGCAACGCATGTTGAAACACCACCCGCTCCTCCTTGCTGAGCCACGAACCTGTCGCGTTGTGAAGCATGTTGGCGTTTCTCAACGCGGGGCAATGTACGCTCCCAGGGCTAGCAAGTCAAGCGGAAATCCGGCAGCGAGAAGGGGGTGGTGAGGTGTGAGCGAGGGAAAACCAGTGTCCGTTGCGAAATCGCGAGCGTCTGAGGCCATGTTCCCGCAACGGCTTGGCCGTTGCCTCAAACTCCTCAGCGTTCCCACGACACCCGAAGTTTTGGAAACCACGGCTCAGCCGAGGTGGGAACATGCTCAGACGGACACCAACTAACGACGGCTGGCGGCGCTGCGGCTGAATTCACCAGCTCTGGCCGGCTCGGCACTGTTTTGGCCGTGTGCCAAAGCCTTGACGCCACCGTCTTCACTCATCGAGCAATTGCCGTCAAAGCGCGCACCATCATTGACCATCAGCTTGGCAGTCTTGACGTCGCCTTTCAATACGGCGCGACTCTCCAGCACCACTTTGCCGCTGGCAAAAATTTGCCCATTCACCAAGCCGCCGATAACGGCGTTCTTGGTGCGGACTTCGCCGCGGACTTCGCCGTCTTTACCCACCACCAACGCATCCGTGGTGAGGATGTGACCGGTCACGCGGCCATCCAGGCGCATGCTGTTTTGCACTTTGATGGTGCCGTCGATCACCGTACCCTTGCCGATGATGGTGTTTAAATCTCCTGATCTGCCAGTATCTTCCATGACGTTCTTCGGGGGTTGTGGAGTTGGGGTTCGCGGCGACACGGGTTTGGGATTGAGTGGTGCCGGCCGGCTGGCAAGATGCGGCGTCTCAAAATCCCGCAGGTCTCGCCGGTGGCTGGTCTCAGGCGGAGGCTCGCTAGCAGCGGAATCGCCGAAGAGCCTGCGCAAGAATGAAAATTTCATGGCGTGGTTTCCTCATCGTCCGGCAGCCGCTTCGTGCCGCGACAGTACTTCCATGTTCATCGCACTGGGGCGATTGCCGCGGCTGGAATTTTCAGGCAGGGAGGCCGCTTTGTCGTCGTCGCTCATCGAGCATCTGCCCTCGAAAACTGCGCCTTCGTCAATGACCAGCCGGGAAGTCTTCACTTCACCATGTACAACCGATTTGGCCTCCAGTACGACCTTGCCGCTTGCCAGGATGCGATTGCGCACCCGGCCGCCGATGATGGCATTGCGCACACGCACTTCCCCATCGATTTCCCCTTCTTTTCCGACGATCAATGCATCACTCACTTGCACATTGCCGATCACCTTGCCATCCACTCGCAAGCTGCTTTGCACGGTGAGGGTTCCTTCAAAAACTGAGCCACGCCCGATAATCGTATTCAGTTCACCACCGCTGCGTTCGGCTTCAGCATTGTCCTTTCTTGTCAACATAGCAGGCTCCTTTGTTCGATTGATGACCATGATAATTACCCACGAGGAAAGAGAAGTGAAGAAAGAGGCAACACAAAAAAGCTGGCCGCCAATTCAGCCGCAGCGTTGCTTTCCTGTGGTCGGAACGTCTTGGTCCGCATGACTCGCACAATACAGGTCGAAGGCGCGCTAAGGGGTGAGGCCGGGTTGCTGCTGTCCTTGAAATTTCTGCGCCAGCGCCAAGGTGGCACCGATGAGCACGGCCAGCAAGATCGAATATGCTGCGACACTGCCCAGGTCGAAATCGCGCAGCTCGGAAAAGATGGCCACAGAGAGTGGCCGGTTGGAGGGCGTGAACAGCAGAATGGAGGAGACGAACTCGCCGAGCGCGATCACGAATGCCGTAACCGTCCCGGTGATGACGCCGGGCAGAATCAGCGGCAGCGTGACGCGGCGAAATGCCGTCCAGCCGCCGGCGCCCAGATTTTTGGCCGCCTCATCGAGTGCGGGATCCAGTTGCGCGTGCGCGGCGGCCGTGGCCCGAAATTGAATGGGCAAATGGCGAACAAAATAGGCCAGCACCATAATGGCAGAAGTTCCGACCAGCGTGTGGCCGGCGGTGAACCAATGCGGGGTGATGAACGCCACGATCAAGGCCATTGCGATCACCGTGCCCGGCACCGCCCAGGGCAGCATCACGCTGATCTCCAGCAGTCCGGCCGTGCCGGGCGGTAGGCGTTTGCCACGGTGGGCGACCAGCACGGCGGCCAGCGCCATGACTGTGCCTAGAGCCGTGGCCGTGGCTGACATCCAAAGACTGTTCATCCAGGGTTCCGCAGTCTTGCGGCTGCGAAACAGCTCGAGAAAGTTCTCGGTGGTGAAGGTGTCCGGCAGAATCGCCGAAGTCCACGTGCCGTTCTTTACGAAGGCCATGAGCAAAAGTGTGAGCTGCGGCAGCATCAACAAAAGGGTAATGACACTCCCGGCGACGGTCAAAGCGAGTTTCTGCCAGCGGCCGGTCAGCACTCTCGCGGGCGCGGCCACGCCCTTGCTGCCGCGGCCCAGGGCGTGGCGATTGCCGTACCAACGCAGAATAAAGACGAACACGATCGAGATGCTTGCCAGCACCACCGACTGCGCCATCGCGAGCGGCAGGTCGCCCTTGAGTTTGGCATTGTAGATTTCAAGTGACAAAAAGCGCCAATCATCGCGGAAAAGATAGGGCGCGGTGAAGCTCGCCATGGAATTCATGAACACCAGCATGGCCGCGCCGATCAAGGCAGGCCGCAACTGCGGCAGGATGACGCCAAACCACAACCGCCAGCGGCTCGCGCCCAATCCCAGCGCAGCTTCTTCCAGTGCATGATCCAGGCCGGCCAGCGCGTTGCGGGTCAACAAATAGAAGAACACGTAGAAGCTGTAGGTGTGCACCAGCAGAATGGCAGGCACGCCGCGCATGACCAACGGCGGTGAGGCGGTGGCAAGCAAATGCTGCAGCGCGCGCGGTACGATACCGGTTTCATCCATGAGAATGAAGAAGGCGATGACGCCGACCAGCGGCGGCAGCAGCATCGGCAGTGTCGCGAGTACGCCAAACAGCTTTTGTCCGGGGAATCGAAAGCGCGTAAACAGCACCGCCAGCGGCACGCCCACCAATGCGCTCAGCAGGACGCTCAGCAGTGAAATCTTCAAACTACCGGACAAGGCCTGCAAACTCTCGGGCGAGCGCAGGCTGAAAAAGCGCGCAAAGTGGACGAATGAGAAACCCTTACTACCGGTCTGGGGATCGACCGTCCGCAGGCTTTCGAGCAGCATCGTGCTCAGCGGAAAATAAATCGCGAGCGCCAACACCGCGAGCAGCGCCGCCACTGCGGCGAACGTGAAGGGATGTCGCTTGAGCAAAGTGCGGGAGATTTTGAATTGCACAATTCGAATGGACCGGCGTTGCCAGCATCAGGGCACCGGCGTGGTCAAGCCGGCGCGTCAGCCTGCAAACAAGCGCAAATGCCGGCGCGGAATCCGCAAATTGACTTTTTTACGATCGGCTTCAACCCAGGCTTGCGGCCCGAGCAAAGCGTGTTTGACTTCATCGGAAATGCGCGCGCTGCAAAGTCCGCCGTCAACGGTGAGCTGCGCCAGCCAGTGCGTGCCGGCGTACTCGAGGCTGTGCCACTGGCCCTCGATCAGCACCTCCTCGCCGGCGGACGCATCGGTTTCTCCCAGCGTCACATGTTCCGGCCGGAAGGCCAGTTGCACTTCGGCGGCCGCGGGCAATGTCTCCGGCGCGCCGGAGAATTGCACCTGCCATGATGCGCCTTTGATGGTGAAGCCGGCTCCTACTGAACGATCGACGCGGCCGCTGAGCACATTGGTCGCGCCGATGAAATTCATCACGAACAAATTCGCCGGGTCTTTGTAGATTTGTTCCGGCGTACCCACCTGCTGCAAGACACCGTGATTGAGAATGGCGAGGCGATCGGACAGCGCCAGCGCCTCTTCCTGATCGTGAGTGACATAGATGGTGGTAATCCCCAGGCGGCGCTGCAGGCGCTTCAACTCGCTGCGGGTGGTGTAGCGCAGCTTGGCATCGAGATTCGAGAGCGGCTCATCCAGCAGCAAGATTGCGGGTTTGATGGCGAGCGCGCGCGCCAGCGCCACGCGCTGTTGCTGCCCGCCGGAAAGCTGGGTGACCGGCCGCTGGGCCAGCTCATTCATTGCCACGAGCTGCAGCGCCTCGTGCACATGCGCCGCGATTTCGGATTCAGGTCGTTTGCGCGCGCGCAGGCCGAACGCGACGTTTTCAAAAACCGTGAGGTGGGGAAACAGGGCATAGCTCTGGAAGACCATGCCGGTGTTACGCTGATTCGGCCGTTTGGCGGTGACTTCTTCGTCATTGAAGAGTATCCGGCCGCGTTCCGGCGTTTCAAATCCCGCGATCATGCGCAGCGTCGTGGTTTTGCCGCAGCCGCTCGGCCCGAGCAGGCTGAAGAACTCACCTTCGGCGATGTCCAGATGAAGTTCTGCCACGGCCGCGACTGCGCCGAACGATTTCTCAATCCCTGCCAGCCGAACGCGCGCCATGCTAGTGCTTTCCTCGATTGCGCAGATTGGCATCCCAATACTGTATCCAGGCTTCCGAGCTGTCGGCGAAGAGCTGCCAATTCATGGGCAACGCCGGAAACTGGGCGGGATCGGTTTCCGCAGGAAATTGCGAGAAGTCCAGATCTTTGCGCGCGGGAATGCGCCAATAAGCACGCGCGGCATGAAGGAAAGATTCGGGCGAGGTGATGAACTCGTAAAATTGCCGTGCCAGTTCGGGATGTTTGGCGCCGGCAATGATTGCCAGGCCTTCCGGCACCAGCGGCACGCCGCTGCGCGGCACGACATAGTCGAAGGGATAGCCGTAGGTGTTGGCCTGCAGCGGCACATCGGGATGATTCCACAGCGTGAACGCCGCGCCGCCGCGCGCCAGCGCCAAATAAAGCAGGGCGGGATTGGCGGCATAGGATTTGGTGTTGGCGTCCAGCCGGCGGAGCCAGTCAAAACCGGCGGCAGTGGAGCCGGTTTCGCGATACGCCCGGTAGATCATGGTGAAAAAAATCGCGCGCATGGTGCCGGAGGCGAGCGGATCACGCAGCACAATCTGATCTCGCCATTTTTCCGACAGCACCTCGTCCCAATCCTGCGGCGCGGTCGCGCGCGTCAGCTTGTCGCGGTTGAACATGATGATTTCGGGCGTGATCCAGGTGCCGTACCAATGGTCTTGCGGATCGTGAAACGCCGAATCAACCGCGGCCGCCCAGGAGGGACGATAGGCTTGCAGCAACCCCTCGCGCGCCGCCTGCATGAACGTGGGCGCTGGCGCGCCCCACCATATGTCACCCTGGGGATTGGCTTTCTCCGAGCGCACGCGATCGAGCACATCTTGTGCACCCATGTCGAACCAATCGACTTTCACGCCGGGATGGGCGGCCTCGAAGCGCCGGGCAAAATCCTCCAACAATTCCTTGCCATGCGGCGAATAAACCACCAGACTTTTTTCCGATTGACTGCCACAGCCGGCAGCGAGGAGGGAGAGAAGTAGGAGATGAAAGAGAGAGAGTCGCAAGTGCTTTCCCTTCAGCAAGAGTACCACGAGGTATTGGCATTACGGGCCGGGGAACCCGCAGTGGGAACGCGGCGGTGCGTGCGCCCGCGCGCCGCGGCGTTCGGCCATGCCGACTGCCCCGCGAGTGCTGGCGACCGGCGCTGGTGTGCTGCCGCGTTGTCGCTGCCGGCAAGATTCAATCATCCGCCGCCAGTTCACGGCGGAACTCGCAGCGCAACGCCGCCGAGTAGCCGGCCTGTCCGCCGGCATCCACACATTTCAAACGATATTCGTAGAGGCCGGTGCGCTCCGGGTAATCAATGAAATGATAAACCACGTCATGGGTGCTGGTGCCGGTCGCCGGCACGAATCCAACTCTCGCAAACGGCGCAGCAGAAGTGGCGTCGCGACGCTGAATCTCAAACCCATGCAGGTTGTCTTCGCGCGCAGTTTCCCAGCGGATTTCCAGACCCTGGTCAGCGCTGCGGCGGACCTGCCAGCTCGCGAGGCGCGCGCCGCTGGCCGAGGCACGCCAAACCATCTGCCAGCCCGCCTCGGCGCGTTCAGCCCGGCGGCCGATGCCCGCATGCTGAAGCGCATCGAAATTCCACAAGCCGAGTGTACCGCGATCTTTCAGCAGCGGCCGCGCCGGTTGAAAGCCAGCCGGATGATAACGCGGCCAGGCGGAAATGCGCACATCGTCAACCTTGCCGGCGAAAGGCGAGACGCCTGAAACGCCGCCGAGGTTCAAAGCAAAACGCCCGGGCCAAACCGGCGGAGCTGGACAATTCATGCTTGCGAGCTGCATGCCGTCAAGAAACAATCGCAACTGCGGCGCTTGCGCCTGGGCGCGGTCGAAAACCAAAGCCAGATGGCGCCAACCTTGGACCGCATTGTTCGCGACCGCGGTCAGCACAACGGACGAGCCGGGCAGAGCCAGTTCTGCCACATAATGCCCGGCCGCCTCGCGCTGCAACCGGCAAAAGAATCGACCGGTGCCGGACTCCAACAGCGCAAGCAGCGGGGCCGGCGCAGACGATTCTTCCGTCTGGAACCAGAATTCAATCGTGAAACCGGGCCAGTTAGCCATGGCCGCAGTATCGGCGCTCAAGCCAATGGCGGCGCGTTCAAGCCTGCGCAACGGCGCTTGGGAGAAAAAGTCGAACCACCCTCCCGCATCCTGTTGTTCGACGACCACCGGCCCGGAAAAGGTCAGGCAGCCGTCGCTGCGCCACGGGGTTTGAGTAGAAAGGGGAAGGACAACCAGGGCAGTCAGGAACGTCGCGATCGAAACAACTCTCTTCACCGGCGCTTGCTTCTCCACTTTTCACATGAAGTTGATCTTGCTTGTCAGGCGACTTGAGGGGGGCGGCACAAAGGAGGTCGAGTCTAATTTCAAGCCGCGTTAAGATAGAAGAATCGTGCTGAGAAGCAAGCGCTATTTTGCCTACAGCCAGCCGTTCTCGCGATACCATTCCACGGTTTGCTTGAGGCCCTCGGCGAGCGGAATTTCCGTGACAAAACCGAGTTGTTGTTTGGCCTTCTCACCGGAGAATGCCCAGCCGGCTTGCCGCATTTCACGAATCTTGTCGAAGTTCAACAGTGCCGGTTTGCGCACGATCTTGGCCACCAACTCGCTCACCGCGGCCACCACCGGCGTCACCGCCTCCGGCACGGTGATCGCAATCGACTTTTTGCCCAGCGCCTGTGCGATTGCCAGGCCGAGTTCGTTCCATTCATATGGCTCGGGGTTGGTGAGGAAGTAGGTTTCGCCGATGGCCCTGAGATGGGTGCCGGCGAGCAGGATGCCGCGTACCAAATCATGCACATGAATCAGGCTGGTCCAGCGTTCGCGCCGGCCCGGCCGCAGGCGAATGCCGAGATCGACTTGTTTGAAGTAGTTGTAGACGTCGCGGTCACGCGGGCCATAGACGATGGGCGGTCGCACGATGGTGATCGGCATTTGTGAGCGAAACTCGGCGCAGGCCAATTCACCGGCGTATTTCGATTTGCCATAGACCGAAACCGGCTGCGGAGTTTCCCCCTCGGTGCGCAGTTGTTTGCCGCGGCTGGGGCCTGCGGCCGCGATGCTGGAAACGTACACAAAGCGTTCGAGTTCCCGGGCGTGGCGGCTGCACGCGCGCAGCAAGGCCGCCGTACCCTCGCCATTGGCGTGAAAGTACGCGGCGCTGGTCAGCTCTTTGGTGACGCCGGCCAGGTGAAAGACGTGAGTGGCGTGGTGCAGGGCCTCCGCCAGCGCGGCTTCATTGAACAAGTCGCCGTAAACGTAATTCACCGGCAACTGCTGCAGCCACTTCAGCGAGCTGGTCGGCCGCACCAGGCAATAGACCTGCTCGCAGGCGTCGGTCAATCGTTGTGCCAGAAAACTGCCGATAAAACCCGTGCCGCCGGTGATGAAGGCGATCATGCTTCCTCCGCTCCACTTGCATTGGTTCAACCTCACAGCCACGAATTCGTCACCACTCGAAGGAGCGGGAACTGCCCAGCGCAATTCCCGCCAACAGGGCAGCGGCAAGATAAGCAATTTTTCCCGGTGATGTCAGCAAAAATTCCGGAGGCTTGACTGCACCACTTGCCGTGTCATGCTGCCAGCATTTTTTCCGCGAGAGCACGGAACAGATCCCGGGGATGATTCTTTGCAGAGCGACCCTCACGGGGCAATCTCTTGCGCGCGAATCAACATTTCCCCAACGGCTTGGCCGCCTTGACTTCCTGCGGCATGCTGCTTATCTTCCGCCATCCCTCGGCAATCGCACTCGCATGAAAGGATCAACCTTGTCACACCTGTATCGCCGCTGTTTTCACGTGCGCCACTATGAGCTGGATTTCTTTCATCACCTGAACAATGCCGTGTTCGTGAAGTACATGCAGGAGGCCGCGATTGAGGCTTCCACTGCCGCGGGCTACAGTCCCGCCTGGTATCGCGACCACGGCGTGGGCTGGGTGATCCGCAAGCTGGCAGTTCGCTACTTTCAGCAGGCGGTGTACGGCGACGAGATCGAGATCACCACCTGGGTGTCAGACATGAAGCGGGTGACTTCCCACCGTGAGTATGTGCTCACGCGCGGGCGCGATGCGGCCGTGATTGCCCGGGCCCGGGTCAATTGGGTTTATGTCGATTTGAATACGGGCCAGCCGGTGCGCATCCCCGCAGAATTTCAGGCGGCTTTTCAACCCACCAACGTGCAGGAACCGCTCTCCGTCCACATTCGGCATGCCCCGGAGATTGCCGACGCCCATCGCTACGAGAGCACGCGCCGCGTGCAGACTTATGAAGTCGACACGGTGCAACACGTGCATCACGCGGTTTATTTGCATTGGATCGAACAAGCGTACTTTGACGCCATTCGCGCCGCCGGCCATCCCATCGAGAAAGCGCGCAGCTATGGCTGGAGTGCGCTGCAGGGCGGACATGAGATCGAGTATTTCGAGCCCGCTTTCGACAACGACGCCTTAAGGATCGTCAGTTGGATTTGTCACCTGAGCCGGGTGCGTGGGGCCTGGTGGCATGAGATCTACAACGCCGGCACCGGCCGGTTGCTGGCGCGCGATTATTCGCTCGGTGTGTTCGTCGATCAACGCGGCAAACTCATGGTGCCGCCGGAAATCATTGCGGAGGTGGTGCGGGGGCCGGGTGCGGCTGGGGTTTGACTCGCGCCGGCGGTTTGGCCTGCGATCTGCGCCCTGTGGTTAAACCTGCGATACAGACCTGCGATTCAAACCTGCGATTCAAACCTGCGATTCAAATCGCAGGCTGCTAGCGGAAGTTGGCTGAAGCCAACTGAGTCTTGGAGGATGCTCTGTGTGGGGATTGTGCGAATTGTATTCAACCTGCGATTCAAATCGCAGGCTGCTAGCGGAAGTCGGCTGAAGCCGACTGAGTCTTGAACGACGCTCTGCGTGGGGATTGTGCAAATCATATTCTGCGATTCAAATCGCAGGGTGCTAGCCGAAATCGGCTGAAGCCAACTGAGTCTTGAACGACGCTCTGCGTGGGGATTGTGCAAATCATATTCTGCGATTCAGATCGCAGGGTGCTAGCGGAAGTTGGCTGAAGCCAACTGAGTCTTGAACGACGTTTTGCGTGGGGATTGTGCAAATCATATTCTGCGATTCAAATCGCAGGCTGCTAGCGGAAGTCGGCTGAAGCCGACTGAGTCTTGAACGACGCTCTGCGTGGGGATTNNNNNNNNNNNNNNNNNNNNNNNNNNNNNNNNNNNNNNNNNNNNNNNNNNNNNNNNNNNNNNNNNNNNNNNNNNNNNNNNNNNNNNNNNNNNNNNNNNTTGTGCGAATCATATTCTGCGATTCAAATCGCAGGCTGCTAGCCGAAATCGGCTGAAGCCGACTGAAGCCTTCCGGCCGTTTTGCTTGCTCATGCTACAAATCATTTGAAGCTTCGGACACAGCGCCGAGTCGTTCTAAACTCTAGCGATTCACTTCAAGGGTTGTTCTTCCAAATTCTGGAGGCAGGAAAACGATGAAGCAGAAATTTATCCGACAGGCAAGGTGTGCATGCTG harbors:
- a CDS encoding extracellular solute-binding protein; protein product: MRLSLFHLLLLSLLAAGCGSQSEKSLVVYSPHGKELLEDFARRFEAAHPGVKVDWFDMGAQDVLDRVRSEKANPQGDIWWGAPAPTFMQAAREGLLQAYRPSWAAAVDSAFHDPQDHWYGTWITPEIIMFNRDKLTRATAPQDWDEVLSEKWRDQIVLRDPLASGTMRAIFFTMIYRAYRETGSTAAGFDWLRRLDANTKSYAANPALLYLALARGGAAFTLWNHPDVPLQANTYGYPFDYVVPRSGVPLVPEGLAIIAGAKHPELARQFYEFITSPESFLHAARAYWRIPARKDLDFSQFPAETDPAQFPALPMNWQLFADSSEAWIQYWDANLRNRGKH
- a CDS encoding thioesterase: MSHLYRRCFHVRHYELDFFHHLNNAVFVKYMQEAAIEASTAAGYSPAWYRDHGVGWVIRKLAVRYFQQAVYGDEIEITTWVSDMKRVTSHREYVLTRGRDAAVIARARVNWVYVDLNTGQPVRIPAEFQAAFQPTNVQEPLSVHIRHAPEIADAHRYESTRRVQTYEVDTVQHVHHAVYLHWIEQAYFDAIRAAGHPIEKARSYGWSALQGGHEIEYFEPAFDNDALRIVSWICHLSRVRGAWWHEIYNAGTGRLLARDYSLGVFVDQRGKLMVPPEIIAEVVRGPGAAGV
- a CDS encoding NAD-dependent epimerase/dehydratase family protein; this encodes MIAFITGGTGFIGSFLAQRLTDACEQVYCLVRPTSSLKWLQQLPVNYVYGDLFNEAALAEALHHATHVFHLAGVTKELTSAAYFHANGEGTAALLRACSRHARELERFVYVSSIAAAGPSRGKQLRTEGETPQPVSVYGKSKYAGELACAEFRSQMPITIVRPPIVYGPRDRDVYNYFKQVDLGIRLRPGRRERWTSLIHVHDLVRGILLAGTHLRAIGETYFLTNPEPYEWNELGLAIAQALGKKSIAITVPEAVTPVVAAVSELVAKIVRKPALLNFDKIREMRQAGWAFSGEKAKQQLGFVTEIPLAEGLKQTVEWYRENGWL
- a CDS encoding LamG domain-containing protein, with the protein product MKRVVSIATFLTALVVLPLSTQTPWRSDGCLTFSGPVVVEQQDAGGWFDFFSQAPLRRLERAAIGLSADTAAMANWPGFTIEFWFQTEESSAPAPLLALLESGTGRFFCRLQREAAGHYVAELALPGSSVVLTAVANNAVQGWRHLALVFDRAQAQAPQLRLFLDGMQLASMNCPAPPVWPGRFALNLGGVSGVSPFAGKVDDVRISAWPRYHPAGFQPARPLLKDRGTLGLWNFDALQHAGIGRRAERAEAGWQMVWRASASGARLASWQVRRSADQGLEIRWETAREDNLHGFEIQRRDATSAAPFARVGFVPATGTSTHDVVYHFIDYPERTGLYEYRLKCVDAGGQAGYSAALRCEFRRELAADD